Proteins encoded within one genomic window of Borrelia parkeri:
- the recD gene encoding exodeoxyribonuclease V subunit alpha gives MRNFLVLREFLKDYKRNYLNPELKIYEIIETLNINIENYYKAHLLTKKIKDEKYEEITIFLIFLFNYLSKGHLRANINLLIKDIQNTIDCAFLEIEDEDQSYQKSINILKELANLTQATKIHEIILHLKENNIMKHLNQNERIITPLILENNIHIYTQKNFREEEELIKKIDQRLKDNKSEITTKRIQNIMNNLNTKDLSEEQINSIKKSLKSNFFILSGGPGTGKTTTINYILKAIDMHLNVKQKVALVAPTGKASQKLKSSLKESFKNLETEYSTVQKLLKMSFINKGNKYDETNPLEFEIIIIDEASMIDSSTFLKLLKATKTSTKLIITGDKNQLPSISGGNVYSSLTQIKEISDENVEILKKNFRSNDEINLLAKAIYQEDTNLIDIQLNANKNIILKDINKVNIENELLNHTKNLYKNISNFDLNSLNNKKIESIINALLSNVILCSRNFGKFGTKRINEIIKLYLKKIYGNLIGQIILITQNDYKNDLFNGERGILFRENSKIYALFKREDEKYKRINFNLINKYELSFATTIHKSQGSEYQHIQIIIEDHPFLTKELLYTAITRAKESIKIISSKDIIKNVSLKTIKRDSKISDHIDALK, from the coding sequence ATGAGAAATTTTTTAGTCTTAAGAGAATTTTTAAAAGATTATAAGAGAAATTATTTGAATCCAGAACTCAAAATTTATGAAATAATAGAAACTTTAAACATAAACATAGAAAATTACTATAAAGCACATTTACTCACAAAAAAAATCAAAGATGAAAAGTACGAAGAAATTACTATTTTTTTAATATTTTTATTTAATTATCTCTCTAAAGGACATTTAAGAGCTAATATTAATTTATTAATCAAAGATATTCAAAATACGATTGACTGTGCTTTCCTTGAAATAGAAGACGAAGATCAATCTTATCAAAAATCAATCAACATACTAAAAGAACTTGCAAATCTTACACAAGCAACAAAAATACACGAAATAATCTTACATTTAAAAGAAAATAATATAATGAAACATCTTAATCAAAATGAAAGAATAATAACTCCTTTAATATTAGAAAATAATATTCACATCTATACTCAAAAAAACTTTAGAGAAGAAGAAGAACTAATAAAAAAAATAGATCAAAGACTTAAGGATAACAAAAGTGAAATAACTACTAAAAGAATACAAAATATCATGAACAACTTAAATACTAAAGACCTAAGTGAAGAACAAATCAATTCAATCAAAAAATCTTTAAAAAGTAATTTCTTTATACTCAGTGGTGGCCCGGGTACAGGTAAAACAACAACTATCAATTATATTCTAAAAGCAATTGATATGCACTTAAATGTCAAACAAAAGGTAGCCCTTGTAGCACCAACTGGAAAAGCAAGTCAAAAACTAAAATCAAGTCTAAAAGAATCATTTAAAAACCTTGAAACAGAATATAGCACAGTACAAAAATTATTAAAAATGTCATTTATCAATAAAGGCAATAAATATGATGAAACCAACCCCCTAGAATTTGAAATAATAATAATTGATGAAGCATCTATGATAGATTCAAGCACTTTCTTAAAATTGTTAAAGGCGACCAAAACAAGCACAAAACTCATAATAACAGGGGACAAAAACCAACTTCCATCAATATCTGGAGGAAATGTATATTCAAGTTTGACGCAAATAAAAGAAATAAGTGATGAAAATGTAGAAATACTTAAAAAAAATTTCAGAAGTAACGATGAGATAAATTTATTAGCCAAAGCAATATATCAAGAAGACACAAATCTAATTGATATTCAACTTAATGCCAACAAAAATATAATTTTAAAGGATATAAATAAAGTCAATATTGAAAATGAATTATTAAATCACACAAAAAATTTATATAAAAATATCTCTAATTTTGATCTCAATTCACTAAACAATAAAAAAATTGAATCAATAATTAATGCTCTGCTTAGCAACGTCATTTTATGCTCAAGAAATTTTGGAAAATTTGGAACAAAAAGAATAAATGAAATAATAAAATTATATTTGAAAAAAATCTATGGTAATTTAATTGGACAAATAATTTTAATTACTCAAAATGATTATAAAAACGATCTATTTAATGGAGAAAGGGGTATTCTCTTTAGAGAAAACTCTAAAATTTACGCTTTATTCAAAAGAGAAGATGAAAAATACAAAAGAATAAACTTTAATTTAATAAACAAATATGAACTTAGTTTTGCAACAACAATACATAAAAGTCAAGGCTCTGAATATCAACATATACAAATAATCATAGAAGATCATCCATTCTTAACAAAAGAACTACTCTACACTGCAATAACAAGAGCTAAAGAAAGCATAAAAATAATATCAAGCAAAGACATCATTAAAAATGTCAGCCTAAAAACAATAAAGAGAGATTCAAAAATCTCAGATCATATAGATGCATTAAAATAA